From the genome of Lotus japonicus ecotype B-129 chromosome 6, LjGifu_v1.2, one region includes:
- the LOC130726315 gene encoding uncharacterized protein LOC130726315 — MRFTQLSRLIGHLPRPGTRGNFQSRAFQPDVVHRDPNGKLIKYKIPQFYDPYGPKPPPSEKITQLAERIGALSEEERAQIMPALAERLNLPKLQLISTEGLDLGSEGGAAGPKVEEKKAEKTAFDVKLEKFDAAAKIKVIKEVRTFTSLGLKEAKDLVEKVPVVLKQGVTKEEANDIIEKIKAAGGVAVME; from the coding sequence ATGAGGTTTACCCAACTTTCCAGATTGATTGGCCATCTCCCTCGGCCTGGTACACGTGGGAATTTTCAATCCCGTGCCTTCCAGCCTGATGTTGTTCATAGAGATCCTAATGGCAAGCTAATTAAGTACAAAATTCCTCAATTCTATGATCCTTATGGCCCCAAACCTCCACCCTCGGAAAAAATTACTCAGCTTGCAGAACGGATTGGAGCACTATCGGAAGAAGAACGAGCTCAAATTATGCCTGCTTTGGCAGAAAGATTAAATCTTCCAAAGTTGCAGCTAATTTCAACAGAAGGGTTGGACTTGGGTTCAGAAGGTGGTGCTGCTGGACCAAAGGTCGAGGAGAAAAAGGCAGAGAAGACAGCTTTTGATGTGAAGCTGGAGAAATTTGATGCTGCCGCAAAGATCAAGGTGATTAAGGAGGTAAGAACATTTACTAGCCTGGGATTGAAAGAGGCCAAAGATCTTGTTGAAAAGGTACCGGTTGTGCTTAAACAAGGAGTCACAAAAGAGGAGGCAAATGATattatagaaaaaataaaagctGCTGGAGGAGTTGCAGTTATGGAGTAG
- the LOC130725639 gene encoding E3 ubiquitin-protein ligase SINA-like 7 translates to MARSMEELASDDEVVGEVMPNNGDPDHHHHHEPFSNDSRDSVDSVTGVMERSIHHCILSDLHLLDCSICSEPLTVPVFQCKNGHIACSACSANLCGTCFTPINFSRCRAIENVLQCIKVTCQYANFGCKKTMSYNEKKNHEEECIYVPCFCPISECNFVASSKLLSTHVREKHEASRIQFSYDHSFLVSFDDDVREPFVFQEQSDGTLFVLNKDIWRLGFVVSITCIGPTIFNSCSESGYPYDILAKSQGCEVKLESITKNVLRRTLALLSSVYLVIPFDLDSPEPLNLEICIRNRHSGAHSHECRIP, encoded by the exons ATGGCTAGGAGCATGGAAGAACTTGCTTCAGACGATGAAGTAGTAGGAGAAGTGATGCCAAATAATGGAGACcctgatcatcatcatcatcatgaacCTTTTTCAAATGATAGTAGAGACTCTGTTGATTCTGTAACTGGTGTTATGGAAAGGTCCATTCACCACTGCATACTTTCCGACCTTCACTTGCTTGATTGCAGCATTTGCTCTGAACCTTTAACTGTTCCAGTGTTCCAG TGCAAAAATGGCCACATTGCTTGCTCTGCATGCTCTGCTAATCTGTGTGGCACGTGCTTCACTCCCATTAACTTCAGTCGTTGCAGAGCCATTGAGAATGTATTGCAGTGCATCAAAGTAACATGCCAATATGCAAATTTCGGTTGCAAAAAGACAATGAGTTACAATGAAAAGAAGAACCATGAAGAGGAATGCATCTATGTACCATGTTTCTGTCCAATTTCAGAGTGTAACTTTGTAGCCTCATCCAAATTGTTATCCACTCATGTCAGAGAAAAACATGAGGCTTCTAGAATCCAATTTTCATATGATCACTCTTTCTTGGTGTCCTTCGATGATGATGTTCGGGAACCATTTGTTTTTCAAGAGCAAAGTGATGGCACATTGTTTGTTCTCAACAAGGATATTTGGCGTTTGGGATTTGTGGTCAGCATTACCTGCATTGGTCCTACAATATTTAACTCTTGTTCTGAGTCAGGGTATCCTTATGATATCTTGGCTAAGTCTCAAGGATGTGAAGTGAAGTTGGAGTCTATCACTAAGAACGTTCTGAGAAGAACTTTGGCTCTTCTTTCATCAGTGTACCTTGTGATTCCGTTTGATTTGGATTCTCCTGAGCCTCTCAATCTGGAAATTTGCATAAGGAACAGACACAGTGGCGCACATTCTCATGAGTGCAGAATTCCATAG
- the LOC130723432 gene encoding primase homolog protein — MSVYQSLRLHRPLTQSLFPKLLPRTRTYAATTAVSVSPRRICTVSCHSVAHATTTVPSPPDGGEQIVDDDIFDAPRMKMLKQKMDLLGIKLDNTCVPALYHNLRCPKCKGGRSKERSLSFHIISDCEFAMWRCFRPECGWAGRVFADDMELDGKVSANAKPYGQTTEKSLGLEPLGPQLLAYFKERLISEKTLSRNAVRQLSDSDDKKVIAFTYKQNGLLVGCKYRTVEKRFWQGKGTDKVLYGIDDISHASEIIIVEGEIDKLSLEEAGFQNCVSVPVGAPGKVSFKDLPPREKDTAYQYLWNCKEYLDKVVRIILATDNDQPGQALAEELARRLGHERCWRVHWPKKDESSCFKDANEVLKYMGADALKRMVENAEPYTSAD, encoded by the exons ATGTCAGTTTATCAAAGCCTGAGGCTTCATCGTCCTCTCACTCAATCCCTGTTCCCTAAGCTGTTACCCAGAACCAGAACCTATGCAGCAACAACAGCAGTATCAGTGTCACCCCGAAGGATATGCACCGTTTCATGCCATTCAGTAGCACATGCCACCACCACTGTCCCTTCCCCACCAG ATGGAGGGGAGCAGATTGTGGATGATGATATCTTTGATGCACCTAGAATGAAAATGTTGAAGCAAAAAATGGACCTTCTTGGCATTAAATTGGACAATACTTGTGTGCCTGCACTCTACCATAACCTGCGTTGTCCAAAG TGCAAAGGTGGGCGTTCGAAGGAGAGGAGTTTGTCTTTTCACATTATCTCTGATTG TGAGTTTGCAATGTGGAGGTGTTTTCGACCTGAATGTGGCTGGGCTGGCCGG GTTTTTGCAGATGACATGGAGTTGGATGGTAAGGTTTCTGCTAATGCTAAGCCTTATGGACAAACAACTGAGAAGAGCTTAGGATTGGAACCCCTTGGTCCTCAG CTTCTTGCTTACTTTAAGGAGAGGTTGATATCAGAGAAAACTCTAAGCAGAAACGCTGTAAGGCAGCTGTCTGACTCTGATGATAAG AAAGTCATTGCTTTTACTTATAAGCAAAATGGGTTGCTCGTTGGTTGCAAGTACAGAACTGTGGAGAAAAGATTTTGGCAG GGAAAAGGCACAGACAAGGTACTTTATGGAATTGATGACATTAGTCATGCATCTGAAATCATCATT GTTGAGGGAGAAATTGATAAGCTCTCACTTGAGGAGGCTGGCTTTCAAAATTGTGTTAGTGTTCCAGTGGGTGCACCTGGAAAGGTTTCTTTCAAAGATTTGCCACCAAGAGAAAAG GACACTGCATATCAATACCTTTGGAACTGCAAAGAGTACTTGGATAAG GTAGTTCGCATTATCCTGGCAACTGATAATGATCAACCAGGTCAAGCTTTAGCTGAAGAGCTAGCACGGCGCCTTGGGCATGAAAG GTGTTGGCGAGTACACTGGCCAAAGAAAGATGAATCCAGCTGTTTCAAAGATGCAAATGAG GTTCTCAAATACATGGGAGCTGATGCTTTGAAGAGAATGGTTGAAAATGCAGAGCCATATACAAGTGCAGACTAG